The following proteins come from a genomic window of Fibrobacterota bacterium:
- a CDS encoding ABC transporter permease, whose product MTFSPAYLRRIGVRVLLNALTLIIIISLSYAIMKAAPGKPFQTERNPSPEVLAELHRKYDFTYWQYLQGILFHGDFRYSYSHRNSTVLEILGEALPVSLELGACALLIAVAAGLAAGLLSALFRGRWFEGLVLSFAMLGIAIPSFVLGSLLQLLFSLHWRVTPVAGWSGWDSKILPIITLSFAYIAYITRIARGSFMENLNKDYIRTARAKGLPEGRVLWKHLLRNSILPVINYLAPAAAYILTGTLVVERIFNIPGMGRYFVESVFQRDFPLALGVIIIYSLFLLFLNLLADIVLTLIDPRIRLQ is encoded by the coding sequence ATGACCTTCAGCCCGGCCTATCTGCGCCGTATCGGCGTGCGCGTATTGTTGAATGCGCTCACCCTGATCATCATCATCAGCCTTTCTTACGCGATCATGAAGGCCGCCCCGGGCAAGCCTTTCCAAACCGAGCGCAACCCCTCCCCCGAAGTGCTGGCCGAGCTTCACCGCAAGTACGACTTCACCTATTGGCAATACCTACAAGGCATCCTCTTCCACGGGGATTTCCGCTATTCCTATTCCCACCGCAATTCGACCGTTCTGGAAATCCTCGGCGAAGCCCTTCCGGTATCGCTGGAATTGGGGGCCTGCGCGCTCCTGATCGCGGTGGCCGCGGGATTGGCCGCCGGCCTACTCTCGGCGTTGTTCCGGGGCCGCTGGTTCGAAGGCCTGGTGCTTTCCTTCGCCATGCTCGGCATCGCCATTCCCAGCTTCGTGCTCGGATCCCTGCTGCAATTGCTCTTCTCCTTGCATTGGCGCGTCACCCCCGTGGCGGGATGGTCCGGTTGGGACAGCAAGATCCTTCCCATCATTACGCTGAGCTTCGCCTACATCGCTTATATCACCCGCATCGCCCGCGGCAGCTTCATGGAGAACCTCAACAAGGATTACATCCGTACGGCAAGGGCCAAAGGCCTGCCGGAAGGACGCGTGTTATGGAAGCACCTTCTACGCAATAGCATATTGCCGGTGATCAACTATCTGGCTCCCGCCGCCGCATATATCCTTACCGGCACCCTGGTGGTGGAACGCATCTTCAACATTCCCGGCATGGGCCGCTACTTCGTCGAATCGGTCTTCCAACGGGATTTCCCCCTCGCGCTCGGTGTGATCATCATCTATTCGTTGTTCCTGCTCTTCCTCAACCTGCTCGCCGACATCGTGCTCACCCTCATCGATCCGCGCATCCGCCTGCAATGA
- a CDS encoding peptide ABC transporter substrate-binding protein: protein MHKSARAFFMIPAIFLIACHSGSGKGPRPLAIANGAEPATLDPHAMTGAPEIRVAGTLFEGLVVRGLKDHQVRPGAAKSWEVSPDGKGYTFHLRSGAKWSDGSPLTARDFLKSWRRFANPATGSEYITLMKIIRNADAVREKKLPPDSLGIAAPDDTTFTVQLLFPVGFFLDLCAFEPFSAVPVDTIAKYQDKWTLPGHLVGSGPFRLVAWKHNVEVLAEKNPNYWDAANVKQAALAFNPVEDQQTAWNMFQNGEVDWLFSVPPSKLETAKKLPEFFNEPMFGTYYYLINCKNPGYDNADLRKALSYAIDRKVVVDRILKGVVRPATGFVPPTPGYTGVGLDLYDPAKAKEFLIKAGFGPGKPPPNLQILYNTAKAHRDIAQVISRMWKENLGLDAELVNYEWKVYLENTKNLDYRSTARASWIGDFADPISFLELYTTSDGNNRAGFSDPAYDKTVKESWTLADPDKRMAKLKEAEAILMDRMPVIPIYYYSLQEMRSPKLQNAILNPLGQYCWKDIYLAP, encoded by the coding sequence ATGCACAAGTCCGCACGCGCTTTTTTCATGATTCCGGCGATCTTCCTCATCGCCTGCCATAGCGGCTCGGGGAAAGGCCCTCGCCCGCTGGCCATCGCCAACGGCGCCGAGCCCGCGACCCTCGATCCGCATGCGATGACAGGGGCTCCGGAAATCCGGGTAGCCGGCACTCTCTTCGAAGGCCTGGTCGTGCGCGGCCTCAAGGATCATCAAGTCCGGCCCGGCGCCGCGAAGTCATGGGAAGTCTCCCCCGATGGGAAAGGCTATACCTTCCACCTGCGTTCCGGGGCGAAATGGTCGGATGGTTCGCCGCTCACGGCGCGGGACTTCCTCAAGTCCTGGCGGCGCTTCGCGAACCCGGCCACGGGTAGCGAATACATCACCCTGATGAAGATCATCCGCAATGCGGACGCGGTTCGCGAGAAGAAGCTGCCTCCCGATTCCCTCGGCATCGCCGCCCCGGACGATACGACCTTCACGGTGCAATTGCTCTTCCCTGTCGGCTTCTTCCTGGATCTGTGCGCTTTCGAGCCATTCTCGGCGGTTCCGGTGGATACCATCGCGAAGTATCAGGATAAATGGACCCTGCCCGGTCATCTGGTGGGAAGCGGCCCCTTCCGCCTGGTCGCATGGAAACACAACGTGGAAGTGCTCGCGGAGAAGAATCCCAATTACTGGGATGCCGCCAACGTAAAACAAGCGGCCCTGGCCTTCAATCCGGTCGAGGATCAGCAAACCGCCTGGAACATGTTCCAGAACGGCGAGGTCGATTGGCTCTTCAGCGTGCCCCCGAGCAAGTTGGAAACCGCCAAGAAGCTGCCGGAATTCTTCAATGAGCCCATGTTCGGTACCTATTACTACCTCATAAACTGCAAGAACCCCGGATACGACAACGCCGATTTGCGCAAGGCCCTCTCCTATGCCATCGATCGGAAGGTCGTCGTCGATCGCATCCTGAAGGGAGTGGTGCGCCCGGCCACGGGATTCGTCCCCCCTACCCCGGGCTACACCGGCGTAGGATTGGACCTTTATGATCCCGCCAAGGCGAAGGAGTTCCTGATCAAGGCGGGATTCGGCCCGGGAAAGCCGCCGCCCAACCTTCAGATCCTTTATAATACCGCGAAGGCCCATCGCGACATCGCCCAGGTGATCAGCCGGATGTGGAAGGAAAACTTGGGGCTGGACGCCGAGTTGGTGAATTACGAATGGAAGGTCTACCTGGAAAACACCAAGAACCTGGACTATCGCTCCACCGCCCGAGCCTCCTGGATCGGGGATTTCGCCGATCCCATTTCCTTCCTCGAGCTCTACACGACCTCGGACGGGAACAACCGCGCGGGTTTCAGCGATCCGGCCTACGACAAAACGGTGAAGGAAAGCTGGACCTTGGCCGATCCGGACAAGCGCATGGCCAAACTGAAAGAGGCTGAAGCCATTTTGATGGATCGCATGCCGGTCATCCCTATCTATTATTACAGCCTGCAGGAAATGCGTAGCCCCAAGTTGCAGAACGCCATTCTCAACCCCCTCGGGCAGTATTGCTGGAAAGACATCTACCTGGCGCCATGA
- a CDS encoding ABC transporter permease, which yields MTATASPISVPRPIKGPSPGALALGKLLKDKRAVGASIALALLTLAVFIGPSFLPHYEKQVLAMQLAAPTWAHPMGTDHLGRDLLARVLKGGQLSLAIGILGTLVSIVFGTFYGCVSGFFNEKLDLFMMRIVDILYSLPYMFLVIILIFQFGKNIYVLFVALGLVQWLTVARIVRGQVLALKNEEFILAARTLGVGNLRIIVRHIIPNVLGVVIVYATLTVPSVILQEAFLSFLGLSVSSCTWGVLIADGKDYMDTAWWVLLFPGLTLTICLLCMNFLGDSLRDALDPTAKAD from the coding sequence ATGACCGCGACAGCTTCCCCGATTTCCGTCCCGCGCCCGATCAAAGGGCCTTCGCCCGGGGCCTTGGCCCTTGGCAAGCTGCTGAAGGACAAGCGCGCGGTCGGCGCATCCATCGCTTTGGCTCTGCTCACCCTGGCCGTCTTCATCGGCCCATCGTTTCTACCCCATTACGAAAAGCAGGTCCTGGCGATGCAACTCGCCGCCCCTACTTGGGCCCATCCCATGGGAACCGATCATCTGGGTCGTGATCTTCTGGCCCGGGTCCTCAAAGGCGGCCAGTTGTCCCTGGCCATCGGCATCCTGGGAACCCTGGTCAGCATCGTATTCGGCACCTTCTACGGTTGCGTCTCGGGATTTTTCAATGAAAAACTCGACCTGTTCATGATGCGGATCGTGGATATCCTCTATTCCCTGCCCTACATGTTCCTCGTCATCATCCTGATTTTCCAATTCGGGAAGAACATCTACGTGCTCTTCGTGGCCCTGGGGTTGGTGCAATGGCTGACGGTGGCTCGCATCGTGCGCGGCCAGGTGCTGGCCTTGAAGAACGAGGAGTTCATACTGGCCGCGCGCACCCTGGGAGTCGGCAATCTGCGCATCATCGTGCGCCACATCATCCCCAACGTGCTCGGAGTCGTGATAGTTTACGCTACCTTGACCGTGCCCTCGGTTATCCTGCAAGAGGCGTTCTTAAGCTTTCTGGGCCTGAGCGTCTCGTCCTGCACCTGGGGGGTGCTCATCGCGGATGGGAAGGATTATATGGACACGGCTTGGTGGGTCCTGCTATTTCCCGGCCTGACCTTGACGATCTGCCTTCTCTGCATGAATTTCCTGGGGGACAGCTTGCGGGATGCTCTCGATCCAACCGCTAAAGCCGATTAA